The Fusarium graminearum PH-1 chromosome 2, whole genome shotgun sequence genome includes a region encoding these proteins:
- a CDS encoding chaperone protein hchA → MSDQNDRAPVPDMAEDDAYFPSPFSLTQYVTSKTDFDGAEYPNKYTGGKWKILMIGTQERYLKMADGKFFSTGNHPVEMLLPMYHLDAAGFDIDVATLSGDPVKFEMWAFPKEDEAVKAIHDKYKQKLRSPLNLSEVWGKGFTQDTPYIAVFIPGGHGVLNGIPFSKTVGDVLRWADANNRFFITLCHGPASILAADVGKPEGTKFIYEGYSVDVFPDSLDEGANIDIGYIPGKMDWLVGERLKKLGVTPINKTISGECHRDRLLLTGDSPLASNNLGKLAAKTLLEEVNK, encoded by the coding sequence ATGTCAGACCAGAACGACAGGGCCCCCGTCCCCGACATGGCGGAAGACGACGCCTACTTCCCTTCCCCCTTCTCCCTCACACAGTACGTCACCTCAAAGACAGACTTTGACGGCGCCGAATACCCAAACAAGTACACCGGCGGTAAATGGAAGATCCTCATGATCGGCACCCAGGAGCGCTATCTCAAAATGGCAGACGGAAAGTTCTTTTCCACGGGTAACCACCCAGTTGAGATGCTTCTACCAATGTATCACCTCGATGCTGCAGGTTTCGACATTGATGTAGCTACACTATCCGGTGATCCCGTCAAATTTGAGATGTGGGCTTTTCCCAAGGAGgacgaggctgtcaaggcGATTCACGACAAGTACAAGCAAAAGCTTCGCAGTCCTCTTAATCTTTCCGAAGTCTGGGGAAAGGGGTTTACTCAAGATACACCCTACATCGCCGTCTTCATCCCTGGAGGTCACGGTGTTCTCAATGGTATTCCATTCAGTAAAACAGTCGGAGACGTACTCCGCTGGGCTGATGCAAACAAccgcttcttcatcaccctCTGCCATGGTCCCGCTAGTATTCTTGCCGCTGATGTTGGAAAACCTGAGGGAACCAAGTTTATCTACGAGGGATACAGTGTTGACGTTTTCCCTGATTCACTAGATGAGGGCGCTAATATCGACATTGGTTACATTCCCGGCAAGATGGATTGGCTGGTAGGTGAGAGGCTTAAGAAGCTTGGGGTTACTCCTATTAATAAGACTATCTCGGGTGAATGTCATCGTGATCGTCTGTTGTTGACTGGTGATTC